The following proteins are co-located in the Argopecten irradians isolate NY chromosome 9, Ai_NY, whole genome shotgun sequence genome:
- the LOC138330559 gene encoding sulfotransferase 1B1-like: MPYDILPSGIKRGIGKVVYVIRNPKDVFVSCKFFLQSFTPNVYNGDMDGFLKIFLSDELGGFGTGGSWSTHTKEWDDGITSNPNLQVHIIKYEELKKDTYGEIEKLAKFLDVKYSKELLGNIVKEVAFDKMKAVHKTESGVTEKWTHICKDGRLPVYRKGIVGDWKNHLTVKQNELFDAVIEEKLSGRNIELIYE; encoded by the exons ATGCCGTACGACATTCTGCCATCAGGCATAAAAAGAGGCATAGGAAAGGTTGTGTACGTGATTCGGAATCCTAAAGACGTCTTTGTGTCGTGCAAGTTTTTCTTACAATCATTCACGCCAAACGTATATAACGGGGATATGGACGGCTTCCTAAAGATCTTTCTGTCGGATGAAC TTGGCGGTTTTGGGACTGGAGGGTCTTGGTCAACTCACACCAAAGAATGGGATGATGGGATAACATCTAACCCAAATCTGCAGGTTCACATTATCAAGTACGAGGAATTGAAAAAA GATACATACGGCGAAATTGAGAAGCTTGCTAAGTTTCTAGATGTAAAATACAGTAAAGAATTGTTGGGAAACATCGTGAAAGAAGTTGCATTCGATAAAATGAAGGCAGTACACAAAACAGAGTCTGGTGTCACGGAAAAATGGACTCACATTTGCAAAGATGGCAGACTGCCAGTATATCGAAAAG gAATCGTCGGAGACTGGAAAAACCACTTGACTgttaaacaaaatgaattattcgATGCTGTAATAGAGGAGAAATTGTCAGGAAGAAATATTGAACTGATATACGAGTAA
- the LOC138331606 gene encoding uncharacterized protein, whose translation MTRGVICIILVLVLFDRTNGRAISSKDRCNAKGDVIFIIPRAANNGTAADFEEYSPLEEFVIKTMNYLDIRESAYNVGLLMYGRMNVVMSHLRPFRNRKLLNTAVSLMSNTERFKKELTGDANVTNALNTMTEMFTQKLQRPNFDPRYTVKKTGVLILRNHSLINDTKVVNMAAEMKRKGITLYVVMEGTSGTEFALTVSRDICKIYYVDNLGADLDRVIPFLGNGICGVTGNDMLNGTVPDKTGKCNKAIYYKPPTPHQNITCDEIYINELKADDDNCAYFYRCNGVVPERMRCYAGDVFDGSTQTCNHRNSVTCYSQLICPQPTGLFPYPGECRRFLNCYEGMPYVQRCPFGLIFDQDKKRCLHPSETKCQY comes from the exons ATGACACGTGGAGTGATTTGTATTATACTAGTATTGGTCCTTTTCGACCGTACCAATGGAAGAG CAATAAGTTCCAAAGACCGCTGTAATGCAAAAGGTGACGTCATTTTCATAATTCCGAGAGCTGCTAACAATGGTACAGCCGCTGATTTCGAGGAGTACTCTCCCCTTGAAGAGTTTGTCATTAAAACCATGAACTATTTAGATATCCGAGAGTCTGCATACAATGTCGGCCTTCTCATGTATGGCAGAATGAACGTTGTAATGTCACATCTTCGACCATTCCGGAACAGGAAATTGTTAAACACGGCAGTTTCACTCATGTCAAATACTGAACGATTCAAAAAGGAGCTGACAGGTGATGCAAACGTTACAAATGCTCTTAATACAATGACAGAGATGTTTACGCAGAAACTTCAGCGGCCAAACTTTGACCCGAGGTACACCGTCAAAAAGACTGGTGTCTTGATATTAAGAAACCATTCTTTAATCAATGACACCAAAGTTGTAAACATGGCAGCGGAAATGAAACGGAAGGGAATAACACTGTATGTTGTTATGGAAGGAACATCCGGGACAGAATTCGCTTTAACAGTTTCCAGAGACATATGCAAGATTTATTACGTGGACAACCTTGGCGCAGACCTCGACCGCGTAATACCTTTTTTGGGCAACGGTATCTGCGGAG TCACTGGTAACGACATGTTAAATGGAACTGTACCAGACAAAACGGGTAAATGTAACAAAG CGATCTATTACAAGCCGCCGACACCACACCAGAACATTACTTGTGACGAAATATACATCAACGAACTGAAAGCAGACGATGACAACTGCGCCTATTTCTATCGCTGCAACGGAGTGGTTCCAGAAAGGATGCGTTGCTATGCTGGTGACGTATTTGACGGATCAACACAAACATGTAACCATAGAAACTCAGTCACGTGTTATTCCCAGCTGATCTGTCCCCAGCCCACAGGTCTTTTCCCCTACCCAGGGGAGTGTCGCCGGTTTCTGAACTGTTATGAGGGCATGCCCTATGTACAGCGCTGTCCCTTCGGACTAATTTTTGATCAGGACAAGAAACGATGTTTGCATCCAAGTGAAACAAAATGTCAATATTAG